A window of Deinococcus sedimenti genomic DNA:
GCAGTTTCTGCCGGACCGTGCTCACGGTGCCCAGGCTGACCTGACAGGTACGCGCGAGATCCTGCACCGGCCAGGGTCGGTGTGGTGCCGCCAGAAGGGCCCGGACGACCTGCAGGGTTTTCCCGGCATACAGGTTCGCCTGTTCCCGTTTGGCTGCTGGGGGCGGGGCGTGACCGACGCGTTCGAGGTGGTAGGGCCCGAAGTTCAACCGGTAGTTACCGGCGAGGTCCAGGGCACTGGCACCGGCCGCTTCGCATTCGTCCATAGCCCGCTCGGAGAGGTAGGGAGCGGCCAGAACCAGGTGCGCGGCGGTAGTTGGCTGGGCCGACTGACGCGTGAACCAGCGTCGGATGGCGGCCGGTGTACCGTCTGTCACGAAGTGGAGTTGAAAGCCCACGGTTCCTACATCTGGGAAGGATGCGGTCACGTCGCTGTCGTCGCCTGATTCCACGTCGCTGATGTGATCGGCAAAGCGGGAGAGGACCGAAATCAAGCGCTCTTCGGCCTGAAATTCCTGCCGCGTCATTGCACCACCCGTGTCCATGTTTCAGAGTATATGGCTTTTCACTCGACTGATGAAATAACGACACCAGTAAGATAACTGTGGAACCCTCAGCCCATGGGAGTCGAGGCTGCCTTCCGAAGATCACCCTGCACTGGCAAAGCATCCTCTGGAGCCAGGTAAAGTGGAGCACCATCGCAACGGCGACAAGAGTGACGCCCGACTGGAGAACCTGCTGGTTTTACAAGCCGATGAGCACACCTGGGTGGACTGGTTGCTCTGGCAATGGCGTCAGGGTCAGCCCCTACTCCTCCAGGACACTATTCCCGAAAACCTGAAAACCTGCTTTCCTGCCACACAGGGCGTATCAAGAGCATGCGCAGCAGGCAGTAACGCATCTTTTCCCGCTGTAGCGCGAAGAAATCACAGATACACCATGGGGCTGTCTGGAGCCCCCGCGCGCGTGTCGGTCCTGCTCTGAAGTGACGTGACGGCAGAACGCGCCCAGATGCGCAAAGCGCCGCACGCATTACTCCTGCACGTTCATAATCCGGCCAAGTGGGCGTGCTCAGCACCTGACACTTCGCCAAAAATGGCGTTGTGAACGCAGTTTGGCATGACAAAGGGCGGTATCTGAGTCTGTGACGAGCTCCGATACTGCCCGCCTGCATGCTGACACGCTGGCCGACCATCTGAAAACCCACCTCCCTCATCGCCGCCTCGACGCCCTGAAGCGGCTATCAGAGGTGCTCCTGGCGGTGCTCCAGGCAGAGTCCACCCTGCACCGCAAAATTGCGCTCCATCTGCCTCGAGACGCGAGTCTTGAATCCAAGACCCGCACGGTCGCCCGGGTCTTCCACGACGCTCAGCTCACCCCGCAGGACGTCACAGACGTCCTGCTCCCGCTGATCCCCGACGGCAAGCTCACCCTGATCATGGACCGCACCACATGGCACTACGGTCAGACGCCGCTGAACATCCTGGTGCTCGGCGCGCTCCTCGGTGGCGCGGTGATTCCCCTCGTCTGGTCAGTTCTGCCCCATCAAGGCAACAGTTGCACCGCCGCCCGAATCCTGCTGGTTGCTCGATTGCTCAAGGTCCTGCCCGCTCGACGGTGGGGCGTCGTGATCGCAGACCGGGAGTTCGTGGGGCGCGAGTGGTGCGCGTTTCTGCGCTGGAAACGAATCCGGCAGTGCATCCGCATCCGGGAGAACACCAGAATCGAGGATGAACTGGTGCGAGACTTGTTCACGACGCTGCAACCGGGACAGGTGCGCACCCTCTTCGAGCGGACATGGGTGTATGGGGGCTGGATGCACGTGGTCATCACCCTGTCCCCCGTGGGGGACAGGGTGATCGTGGCGTCGGATTTGTCCGTGCTGGACGTGTTGCGGACCTATCGGCTCAGGTGGGCGATTGAATCGGCATTTTCTTCGCTCAAATCCCGCGGGCTGAATCTGGAGGCGACGCACATGACGGCCCCAGAGCGAATCTCTCGGCTCTTTGGGCTGCTGTGTATCGCACTGGCCTGGATGACCCGGGTGGGGGCGCAGCGGACGGCGACCCATGCCTCTCGGCGGGATAAACGCGGGCGAGCGGTCGTGAGTGTGACACGGATTGGGTGGCAGATCCTGAGTCAAGCGGCGCGGTGGGGCGGCGATGACTTCTGGGACTGCCTGCGGCTTCTTGGGTTGCCATTTCCAACCGCCAGCACCTCAGTGTCTCGAAGTGTCAGGTGCTGAGGTCAACACCAGTTCCACACCAAGCCAGGTCGCCATATCTATAAGCTGGCGAGTGGAAAGTTTTTTAAGCGCGAGGAACATTCCGGAACAGGTGAAGTGCCTGCCTTCGGCGGATCAGGCCTCACTGGATGGGCAGATTTTGCCAATTTTACTGGAGAAACAGTTATCATTGGGCGCGTAGGATTTCACTGTGGCAATGTCAGTCTGGTTAAAACGCCAACATTTATTACTGATAACGCCATATATGCAAAAGAAATATCTGATGATATAAATGTTGATTTTCTTTATCATTTCCTGAGGCTGGCAAAACTAAATAGGTTCCGAGACCCCGGAGATCTGAAAAAAATTACCCAAAAGCCACTCGATGAACTTCTGATTCCAGTACCCCCTCTAGCAATTCAGGAGGCCATTGTCAAAGAGATTCAAGGAACCCCGTTTAGGGTTGGGCAAGGTTG
This region includes:
- a CDS encoding IS4 family transposase, giving the protein MTSSDTARLHADTLADHLKTHLPHRRLDALKRLSEVLLAVLQAESTLHRKIALHLPRDASLESKTRTVARVFHDAQLTPQDVTDVLLPLIPDGKLTLIMDRTTWHYGQTPLNILVLGALLGGAVIPLVWSVLPHQGNSCTAARILLVARLLKVLPARRWGVVIADREFVGREWCAFLRWKRIRQCIRIRENTRIEDELVRDLFTTLQPGQVRTLFERTWVYGGWMHVVITLSPVGDRVIVASDLSVLDVLRTYRLRWAIESAFSSLKSRGLNLEATHMTAPERISRLFGLLCIALAWMTRVGAQRTATHASRRDKRGRAVVSVTRIGWQILSQAARWGGDDFWDCLRLLGLPFPTASTSVSRSVRC